The nucleotide sequence CTTCACGCAAGAAACCTGTCGGAGGTTTACAACGCCGGCGTTTTGACACGGCGGTTCGCGATCGTCGTTTCGAGGCCCGGCAACGGAGCTTGCAGAGACGACATGAGGTTCTACGTCAGAGACTTGATGACGAGGATGAAGATTGGCGACGCGGAGATGAAACGACAGGCGTTGCTTAATTTGTACGAGGCTGTCGTGGAAGACGACAAGTATGTTAAAGTCGTCGTTGAACATAGCGAGATTGTGCATTTACTGATCCGTTTTCTTGATTTTTCGCATGAGGTTGAAATCCAAGAGTTGTCTGCAAAGATTGTTTCTGTTATTTCTGGGTTTCGTTCGTACAAGGTTGTTCTGGTCGGAGCCGGGATTATCGCGCCGTTGATTCGGGTTTTGGAGAGTGGGAGGGAGGTTGGGAAAGAAGAAGCTGCAAAGAGCTTACAGAGATTAACCGAAAATTCGGATAATGGGTGGTCGATTTCAGCTCACGGCGGAGTCACGGCTCTGCTTAAGTTATGTTCCGGCGGCGATGGCGGCGAAATCAGATCAGAGTTGGTTGGTCCTGCTTGCGGGGCACTCAAAAATCTTGTTGGCATTGAAGAAATCAAGAGATTCATGGTTGAAGGAGGTGTAATTTCGACGTTTATCACGCTCACAAGGTCGAAAGACGAAGTCTTGCAGATCAATTCGATTGAGTTTCTGCAAAACATCGCTTCTGGGGACGACGCAATTCGGATTATGGTGGCGAAAGAGGGCGGAATTCGAGCGTTAGTTCACGTTTTGGAGCCTCGATCGGTGGCTTGTTCTTGTAAAGTGAGGGAGACGGCATTGAGGGCAATAGAGAATTTGTGTTTTTGGAATGCGAATTCGATTAGTGTTCTGATCAAGTACGGTTTTGTTGATCAGCTCATGTTCTTTCTACGAAATGGGGAGGTTTCGCTTCAAGAACTGGCGCTAAAAGTGGCGATTAGGATGTGTGGGAAGTCAGAGGAGGCCAGAAAGGCAATGGGGGATGCAAATTTCATGACGGAGCTGGTCAACTTCCTCGATTCAAAGTCGTTTGAGGTTCGAGATATGGCGGCTGAGGCGCTGTCGAACATGGTCTCAGTCCCGAAAAATAGAAAACGATTCGTGCAGGATGATCGCAACATGTGCCTCCTTTTGCAGCGGTTCAATCCGGAGCAAGTAAATTCGGGCAACACGAAGCCCTTGTTCTCCATTTTGATGTCTCTGACGAGCTGCAACGGTGGGAGGAGGAAGATTGCGCATTCGGGTTACTTGAAAAACATCCAAAAACTTGCAGAAAATGAAGTTTCGGATGCCAAGAAGCTTGTGAAGAAGCTATCCACAAACAGATTTCGTAGCATGTTGAGTGGAATCTGGCGTTGATTCTTGAATCATATGTAGGGTTTTTGTCTTTATATAATTTTGATGTAATTTTTGTTCATAACTTGTATATCTGCATAAAAGGGTTTTTCCAAGTTTTTACTTGTTTGTCTAGCTCAAGTTGGAACTACAAATTTCATCTTTATTATACTCTTTCACATCATCTTCTTGTCAAGTTGTATACATAAGATTGTCCAAATTTCATCTTTATTCGGAATGGTTCATGAGATTGACATACTCCTCGTTTTGGTCTCTAAGATTTAAAATCTATAGAAGCCGTTGTTGTGATTGTTCACCCTCAATCATTTGGTCAtttagggtatttttgtcaaatcaacccATCCCCTTAATCTGGTAGTTTCTTCAATTTAACGTAGATTTTTCAAAGAATGACCAAAGGGATT is from Malus sylvestris chromosome 5, drMalSylv7.2, whole genome shotgun sequence and encodes:
- the LOC126623502 gene encoding importin subunit alpha-3-like; translated protein: MRAKMGEEEKQRAKETEQSQNSSEYSSGESSLRRIIESITSLISLSYSIKIFSAKWQTIRTKLEDLNSGLVAVQNCEASENPAVSGIVSNTWKTVNECHELARRCVDLSYSGKLLMQSDLDMLSARLDLHARNLSEVYNAGVLTRRFAIVVSRPGNGACRDDMRFYVRDLMTRMKIGDAEMKRQALLNLYEAVVEDDKYVKVVVEHSEIVHLLIRFLDFSHEVEIQELSAKIVSVISGFRSYKVVLVGAGIIAPLIRVLESGREVGKEEAAKSLQRLTENSDNGWSISAHGGVTALLKLCSGGDGGEIRSELVGPACGALKNLVGIEEIKRFMVEGGVISTFITLTRSKDEVLQINSIEFLQNIASGDDAIRIMVAKEGGIRALVHVLEPRSVACSCKVRETALRAIENLCFWNANSISVLIKYGFVDQLMFFLRNGEVSLQELALKVAIRMCGKSEEARKAMGDANFMTELVNFLDSKSFEVRDMAAEALSNMVSVPKNRKRFVQDDRNMCLLLQRFNPEQVNSGNTKPLFSILMSLTSCNGGRRKIAHSGYLKNIQKLAENEVSDAKKLVKKLSTNRFRSMLSGIWR